From the Nodularia sp. NIES-3585 genome, one window contains:
- a CDS encoding dienelactone hydrolase family protein produces the protein MKLLIPVLVAPVLMSLSSTQVLAAIQTRTIEYKHGNTVLEGYLAFDDSFPGKRPGVLVVHEWNGLQSFVKERTEELAKLGYVAFAADIYGKGIRPNNPQESGKQATIYRQDRQLLRDRTNAGLKVLRQNPLTDIQRIAAIGYCFGGGTVLELARSGANIAGVASFHGNLDTPNPNDAKNIQAKVLVLHGADDPIVPDEQVQAFATEMREANVDWQLISYGGAVHSFTNPEANNPPRSLYNPVVEKRSWQALKQFFAEIFQKPQD, from the coding sequence ATGAAATTACTGATTCCTGTTTTAGTTGCCCCTGTGCTGATGTCATTATCTTCTACACAAGTGCTTGCAGCCATTCAAACGAGAACTATTGAGTATAAACACGGTAATACTGTTTTAGAAGGTTATCTAGCTTTCGACGATTCCTTCCCAGGTAAGCGTCCCGGCGTTTTAGTAGTGCATGAGTGGAATGGATTACAGTCTTTTGTGAAAGAACGCACTGAGGAATTAGCTAAACTTGGTTATGTAGCATTTGCTGCCGATATTTACGGCAAAGGAATTAGACCCAACAATCCCCAAGAGTCAGGAAAACAAGCGACGATATATCGTCAGGATAGACAATTATTGCGCGATCGCACCAACGCTGGATTAAAAGTTTTACGACAAAATCCCCTCACCGATATTCAACGCATCGCCGCCATTGGTTACTGCTTCGGCGGTGGTACAGTCCTAGAACTCGCCCGGAGTGGGGCAAATATTGCCGGGGTAGCAAGTTTTCACGGCAACCTCGATACTCCCAACCCCAATGATGCCAAAAACATCCAAGCCAAAGTATTAGTGTTACATGGTGCTGATGACCCCATAGTTCCAGACGAACAAGTACAAGCATTTGCCACCGAAATGCGAGAAGCAAATGTCGATTGGCAATTAATTTCCTACGGTGGCGCAGTCCATAGCTTCACCAACCCAGAAGCCAACAATCCACCGCGATCGCTTTATAACCCAGTTGTAGAAAAACGCTCTTGGCAAGCACTCAAGCAGTTTTTTGCCGAAATATTTCAAAAACCACAGGACTAA
- a CDS encoding 3-deoxy-7-phosphoheptulonate synthase produces MHNKLFNTNIKNSHILLTPNEIKAKLPLTKGAEHTVLQHRQEIKNILDFQDNRKFIVVGPCSIHDPQAALEYSQRLKLLAERVKDKLLLIMRVYFEKPRTTVGWKGLINDPDMDDSFHVEKGLLTARSLLIKIAELGLPAGTEALDPIIPQYISELITWSAIGARTTESQTHREMASGLSMPVGFKNGTDGNIQVALNALQSAKSSHNFLGINHKGQVSVFETRGNPYGHVILRGGSQPNFDAENIQLVEEKLKAANLSPRIVIDCSHGNTNKDYTLQPTVLENVIQQIVDGNTSIVGVMLESNLYEGSQPMTGKREELKYGVSVTDKCISWDETEKSILAAYQKLS; encoded by the coding sequence ATGCACAATAAATTATTTAATACTAACATCAAGAACTCTCACATATTATTAACACCCAATGAAATAAAAGCAAAATTGCCTTTAACGAAAGGGGCGGAACACACGGTTTTACAACATAGACAGGAAATCAAAAATATTCTTGATTTTCAGGATAACAGAAAATTTATTGTAGTTGGTCCATGCTCAATTCATGATCCACAAGCAGCACTCGAATATTCCCAGCGATTGAAACTTCTGGCTGAACGAGTCAAGGATAAACTGCTACTTATTATGAGAGTATACTTTGAAAAACCGAGAACTACTGTAGGATGGAAAGGATTGATTAATGATCCAGATATGGATGATTCTTTCCATGTAGAAAAGGGTTTATTAACTGCACGTAGTCTGCTAATAAAAATAGCAGAATTGGGTTTACCTGCTGGTACAGAAGCACTAGACCCGATTATACCTCAATATATTAGTGAGTTGATTACATGGTCTGCCATTGGCGCACGCACTACTGAATCACAAACCCATCGCGAAATGGCTAGTGGTCTTTCCATGCCTGTAGGTTTTAAAAATGGGACTGATGGTAATATTCAAGTAGCTTTAAATGCTTTGCAATCAGCTAAAAGCTCTCATAATTTCCTGGGTATTAATCATAAGGGACAAGTTAGTGTCTTTGAAACTAGGGGAAATCCCTATGGTCACGTTATCCTGAGGGGTGGTAGTCAGCCTAATTTTGATGCAGAAAATATCCAACTGGTAGAAGAAAAATTAAAAGCGGCTAATTTATCACCAAGAATTGTGATTGACTGTAGCCACGGAAATACGAATAAAGATTACACGTTACAACCGACTGTGTTAGAAAATGTTATTCAACAAATAGTTGATGGTAATACATCAATAGTCGGTGTCATGCTGGAATCTAACTTGTATGAAGGTAGTCAACCGATGACTGGTAAGCGAGAAGAATTAAAGTATGGTGTTTCTGTAACTGATAAATGTATTAGTTGGGATGAAACTGAAAAAAGTATTTTGGCGGCTTACCAAAAACTGTCTTAG
- the aroF gene encoding 3-deoxy-7-phosphoheptulonate synthase produces MIVVMKSGSPEMEINRISEELISWGLIPEKIIGQHKVVIGLVGETARLDPLQIQELSPWIEQVLRVELPYKRASRQFRHGEASEVVVNTPDGDVVFGEHHPLVVVAGPCSVENEEMIVETAMRVKAAGAKFLRGGAYKPRTSPYAFQGHGESALELLAKARAASGLGIITEVMDTAELDIIAEVADVIQVGARNMQNFSLLKKVGAQPKPILLKRGMAATIEDWLMAAEYILAAGNPNVILCERGIRTFDRQHTRNTLDLSVVPVLRKLTHLPIMIDPSHGTGWSEFVPSMAMAAIAAGTDSLMIEVHPNPAKALSDGPQSLTPERFDHLMQELGVIGNAVGRWPQPVVAVTNL; encoded by the coding sequence ATGATTGTAGTCATGAAAAGCGGTTCCCCAGAAATGGAAATCAACCGCATTAGCGAAGAACTAATTAGCTGGGGACTCATACCAGAAAAAATCATCGGTCAACACAAGGTGGTAATTGGTCTAGTAGGTGAAACAGCTAGATTAGACCCGTTACAAATTCAGGAACTCAGCCCTTGGATTGAGCAAGTATTGCGGGTAGAGTTACCATACAAACGAGCTAGCCGCCAGTTTCGTCACGGGGAAGCCTCTGAGGTTGTAGTTAATACTCCCGATGGGGATGTTGTATTTGGCGAACACCATCCTTTAGTGGTTGTTGCTGGCCCTTGTTCAGTAGAAAACGAAGAGATGATTGTAGAAACGGCGATGCGCGTTAAAGCCGCAGGAGCTAAGTTTTTACGTGGTGGCGCATACAAGCCCCGAACTTCACCTTATGCCTTCCAAGGTCACGGCGAGAGTGCTTTAGAGTTGTTGGCAAAGGCGCGGGCTGCAAGTGGTTTGGGGATTATTACAGAAGTAATGGATACTGCCGAACTGGATATAATTGCTGAGGTGGCTGATGTCATCCAGGTGGGGGCAAGAAATATGCAAAACTTCTCTCTTCTGAAAAAAGTGGGCGCGCAACCAAAACCAATTCTTTTAAAGCGGGGAATGGCAGCGACTATTGAAGATTGGTTGATGGCAGCTGAATATATTTTGGCAGCAGGAAATCCGAATGTGATTTTATGTGAGCGGGGAATTAGGACTTTTGACCGCCAACACACTCGCAATACTTTGGATTTATCAGTAGTGCCAGTATTGCGAAAGCTAACTCATTTGCCAATTATGATTGACCCTAGTCATGGTACAGGCTGGTCTGAATTTGTGCCGTCAATGGCTATGGCCGCGATCGCAGCTGGAACTGATTCTTTAATGATTGAGGTTCACCCCAACCCTGCCAAGGCTTTATCTGATGGACCGCAATCTCTGACACCAGAACGTTTTGATCACTTAATGCAAGAATTGGGCGTGATTGGTAACGCGGTGGGACGCTGGCCGCAACCAGTCGTTGCTGTGACTAATTTGTAA
- a CDS encoding zinc-dependent alcohol dehydrogenase family protein: protein MRAMILSAPRQPLSLVELPVPKPNSEQVLIRIHACAVCRTDLHIVDGELTHPKLPLVLGHQIVGTVEAIGNNVLNFYLGQRVGVPWLGHTCTHCRYCLSNRENLCDYAEFTGYNLDGGYAEYTVADHRFCFPLHPSYPDLQAAPLLCGGLIGYRAYSMTGNAEKLGFYGFGSSAHILIQLARYHGRQVFAFTRPGDIEGQEFARQLGATWAGDSNILPPEPLDAAIIFAPVGKLVPAALRAVAKGGVVVCAGIHMSDIPAFPYEILWQERVLRSVANLTRQDGEEFLAIAPKIPIHTEVNSFPLTQANAALDALRSGKITGSAVLVVD, encoded by the coding sequence ATGCGTGCAATGATTTTGTCAGCACCACGCCAACCTCTAAGTCTAGTAGAGTTGCCAGTGCCAAAACCCAATTCTGAGCAAGTGCTAATTCGCATTCATGCCTGTGCTGTCTGTCGCACAGATTTACATATAGTTGATGGGGAATTAACCCATCCAAAACTACCTCTAGTCTTGGGGCATCAAATTGTCGGTACTGTAGAGGCTATAGGTAATAACGTTCTTAATTTTTATCTAGGTCAACGGGTGGGTGTTCCTTGGCTAGGTCATACTTGCACTCATTGCCGTTACTGTCTCTCTAATCGTGAAAATCTCTGCGATTATGCCGAATTTACAGGTTATAATCTAGATGGTGGCTATGCAGAATATACAGTAGCCGACCACCGTTTTTGCTTTCCCCTACACCCCAGTTATCCTGACTTGCAAGCAGCACCACTATTATGTGGTGGTTTAATTGGCTACCGTGCTTACAGCATGACCGGTAATGCAGAAAAACTAGGTTTTTATGGCTTTGGTTCATCCGCCCACATTTTAATTCAACTAGCGCGTTATCATGGGCGACAAGTCTTCGCCTTTACCCGTCCTGGAGATATTGAAGGACAAGAATTTGCCCGTCAACTCGGTGCAACTTGGGCTGGAGACTCAAATATTTTACCCCCAGAACCCTTAGATGCAGCAATTATTTTTGCGCCTGTAGGCAAGCTAGTTCCAGCAGCCTTGCGTGCAGTGGCCAAAGGTGGTGTAGTAGTATGTGCAGGCATTCACATGAGTGATATTCCCGCTTTTCCCTATGAAATTCTCTGGCAAGAAAGAGTATTGCGTTCTGTAGCTAATTTAACTCGCCAAGATGGAGAAGAGTTTCTAGCCATAGCACCTAAAATTCCCATTCACACTGAGGTTAATTCTTTTCCTCTCACTCAAGCAAATGCAGCTTTAGATGCCCTACGTAGTGGTAAAATTACAGGCTCGGCTGTGTTGGTAGTTGACTAG
- a CDS encoding cyanophycinase, with protein sequence MMDSAIKRQLVIIGGAEDRDGDSQILREFVRRAGGLKSKIVIMTAAAELPRDAGENYIRVFERLGAEGVRIIDTETRDDASSSTALEAIAKATGIFFTGGDQARITSILKDTEIDAAIHQRFSEGMVVAGTSAGAAVMPDKMIVEGDAQTHPRMEIVAMGPGLGFLPGVVIDQHFSQRGRLGRLLSALVQEPAGLGFGIDENTAMVVTDHQIEVIGEGSVTIIDESEATYNNMGEILKDEPLAIFGAKLHILPDGYKFDLKTRQPILNQNSVANVAIPVSSTNI encoded by the coding sequence ATGATGGACAGTGCAATTAAACGCCAGCTGGTGATTATTGGGGGAGCTGAAGACAGAGACGGAGATTCCCAAATTTTGCGGGAGTTTGTGCGCCGGGCTGGGGGTCTCAAGTCCAAGATTGTGATTATGACAGCTGCGGCAGAACTACCAAGGGATGCAGGGGAAAATTATATTAGAGTGTTTGAGCGTCTAGGCGCTGAAGGCGTTCGGATAATTGATACAGAAACCCGTGATGATGCGTCTTCATCTACAGCTTTGGAAGCGATCGCTAAAGCAACTGGGATATTTTTTACAGGGGGAGACCAGGCTCGCATCACCAGCATCCTCAAAGATACTGAAATAGATGCCGCAATTCATCAACGGTTCTCTGAAGGTATGGTTGTAGCAGGTACAAGCGCTGGAGCCGCAGTCATGCCTGATAAAATGATTGTGGAAGGCGATGCTCAGACCCATCCGCGAATGGAAATTGTGGCCATGGGGCCGGGTCTTGGTTTTCTACCGGGTGTAGTCATTGACCAGCATTTTTCGCAGCGCGGACGCTTGGGACGCTTACTCTCGGCTTTAGTCCAAGAACCTGCGGGATTAGGATTTGGCATTGATGAGAATACCGCAATGGTAGTGACTGACCATCAAATTGAAGTAATTGGAGAAGGTTCGGTGACAATTATTGATGAATCCGAAGCTACATATAACAATATGGGCGAAATCTTAAAGGATGAACCCTTGGCGATTTTTGGAGCTAAACTTCATATTTTGCCAGATGGTTATAAATTTGACCTCAAAACCCGTCAGCCTATATTGAATCAAAACTCTGTGGCCAATGTCGCCATCCCAGTTAGTTCAACAAACATCTAA
- a CDS encoding putative toxin-antitoxin system toxin component, PIN family, translating to MTRPYQIILDTNVLLAGLRSSRGASYKLLSILNDTRWQLNISTTLIFEYEEIPKRQKDQLTLNNQDIDNIIEALCAISNQCNIFCLWRPIASDPDDDFLIDLAMECQADFIITYNQKDLQAAEKFGIRVLTPKEFLQQVGEIS from the coding sequence ATGACAAGACCTTATCAAATTATACTAGATACCAACGTACTTTTAGCTGGTTTACGCTCTAGTCGTGGTGCATCCTACAAGCTGTTAAGCATACTCAACGATACTCGCTGGCAATTAAATATTTCTACAACCTTAATTTTCGAGTACGAAGAAATACCTAAACGACAAAAAGACCAGTTAACCCTAAACAATCAAGATATTGATAATATTATAGAAGCCCTTTGTGCCATATCTAACCAATGTAATATTTTTTGTCTATGGCGACCAATTGCAAGCGACCCAGACGATGATTTTTTAATAGACTTAGCGATGGAATGCCAAGCCGACTTTATTATCACTTACAATCAAAAAGATTTACAAGCAGCAGAGAAATTTGGCATTAGAGTATTAACTCCTAAAGAATTCTTACAACAAGTAGGAGAAATATCATGA
- a CDS encoding cyanophycin synthetase: MVQQKSNGLVRINARKTDLFDIFNFKHYLGPNPYLDTGALVFDFALIESRQPLPIEDYISRIGDRYPHLREQTYESHAHLFARVASEVGKLDMGLHLNRWSVKPDADYARISIQSLHERTNRAVVYLVWDWFEAINQNQKFFLDEELLTLQKRFRESVYGGPTVYALLRTAYEKGIPTFYLWSEALMQYGYGKKQVRGIATTFDCDSHLDSDFTTRKDECKIFMQTLGLPIPEGDIVFSEREALAVAKEIRYPVAVKPVVGHKGIGVTAGVRDSKELESAYSSALAAIPEDQPTRIIVEKSISGTDFRLLCVNGKFVAAIERRPASVTGDGYSTIAELIRQENRQPARLDTPTSPMSKIQTDEAMELYLEEQGFSLESVIKKGRTVYLRKVANLSAGGISIDATSTIHNDNIILAQDIAQHFRLTCLGIDVIAENLSESWKTNSNFAILEINAAPGILMHLNPAVGESVDVPSHILETFFESGLNSRIPIITFNKISVEELQETIDHILSQHPDWTIGAVCHDAVFVNRAQKPLRNDYNSNVQTLLRNPKLDLLITEYEESILEEEGMFYQGSNIVVLNNPTATEMMLARDVFDDSTVVIKKENDISIRRRGLIEDYTLGEDEPFTRVYLKEIRSI, encoded by the coding sequence ATGGTTCAACAAAAAAGCAACGGATTAGTCCGCATTAATGCTAGAAAAACGGATCTATTCGATATTTTTAATTTCAAGCATTACTTAGGGCCTAACCCATATTTAGATACAGGGGCGCTAGTATTTGATTTTGCTCTGATTGAGTCTAGACAGCCGCTACCCATTGAAGATTATATCTCTAGGATAGGCGATCGCTATCCGCATCTACGCGAACAAACCTACGAATCCCATGCCCATCTGTTTGCCAGAGTAGCCTCAGAAGTAGGTAAGCTAGACATGGGTTTACACCTCAACCGTTGGAGTGTCAAGCCAGATGCAGATTACGCACGCATCAGTATTCAATCGTTGCATGAACGCACCAATAGAGCAGTAGTTTATCTTGTCTGGGATTGGTTTGAAGCCATCAACCAAAACCAAAAATTCTTCCTTGATGAAGAACTGCTAACCCTTCAAAAACGATTCCGCGAATCTGTCTACGGCGGTCCCACAGTTTACGCCCTATTACGAACAGCTTACGAAAAAGGTATTCCTACCTTTTATCTATGGTCAGAAGCACTCATGCAATATGGCTATGGAAAAAAACAAGTTCGTGGTATAGCCACAACCTTTGATTGCGATAGCCATCTAGATTCAGATTTCACCACCCGTAAAGATGAATGCAAAATCTTCATGCAAACATTGGGTTTACCAATTCCAGAAGGTGATATTGTTTTTTCTGAAAGAGAAGCCTTAGCGGTAGCAAAAGAAATTCGTTACCCAGTCGCAGTTAAACCAGTAGTTGGTCATAAAGGAATTGGCGTAACAGCTGGTGTGCGAGATTCCAAAGAACTAGAATCTGCTTATAGTAGTGCATTAGCAGCAATTCCCGAAGACCAGCCAACGCGGATAATTGTGGAAAAGAGCATTTCGGGAACAGATTTTCGCTTGTTGTGTGTTAATGGTAAATTTGTCGCCGCCATTGAACGCCGTCCCGCATCAGTTACAGGTGATGGTTACTCAACTATTGCAGAGTTAATTCGCCAAGAAAATCGCCAACCAGCACGCTTGGATACACCCACCTCGCCGATGTCTAAAATTCAGACTGATGAAGCGATGGAACTTTACCTGGAAGAACAAGGTTTTTCCCTAGAGAGTGTGATCAAAAAAGGACGCACTGTTTATCTTCGCAAAGTTGCCAATCTTTCAGCTGGAGGCATCAGCATTGATGCTACATCTACAATTCACAACGACAACATTATCTTAGCCCAAGACATTGCCCAACACTTCCGGCTAACTTGTCTAGGCATTGATGTCATTGCCGAAAACCTGTCAGAATCTTGGAAGACCAATAGTAACTTTGCCATTCTGGAAATTAACGCCGCACCAGGAATTTTGATGCATCTTAATCCTGCTGTTGGTGAAAGTGTTGATGTCCCTTCCCATATCTTAGAAACATTTTTTGAATCTGGGTTAAATTCCCGGATACCGATCATCACCTTTAATAAAATTTCAGTTGAGGAATTGCAAGAAACAATTGACCATATTCTCTCGCAACATCCTGATTGGACAATAGGTGCTGTTTGCCATGATGCCGTGTTTGTCAATCGGGCGCAAAAACCATTACGCAACGATTACAATAGTAACGTCCAAACTTTGCTGCGTAATCCCAAACTTGATTTACTGATTACTGAGTATGAAGAATCAATCCTGGAAGAAGAGGGGATGTTTTACCAGGGAAGTAACATAGTAGTTTTAAATAATCCCACAGCAACAGAGATGATGTTAGCGCGGGATGTCTTCGATGATTCTACAGTGGTGATTAAGAAAGAAAACGACATTTCTATCCGTCGTCGTGGTCTAATTGAAGACTACACCTTGGGAGAGGATGAACCATTTACTAGGGTGTATTTAAAAGAAATTCGGTCTATTTAA
- a CDS encoding acylphosphatase, with product MPNPTSLPKIVRAHVLISGQVQGVGYRYATVDTASQLGLTGWVRNLPDNRVEAVFEGARVVVEDMVRWCHAGPPAAVVKDVVVEYEKPEGLRGFEVRRWE from the coding sequence ATGCCCAATCCTACATCACTGCCCAAGATAGTCCGCGCCCATGTATTGATTTCCGGCCAAGTACAAGGGGTTGGCTACCGCTATGCAACTGTCGATACAGCCAGTCAGTTGGGTTTAACCGGTTGGGTGCGGAATCTCCCGGATAACCGTGTGGAAGCAGTATTTGAAGGGGCGCGGGTGGTTGTCGAAGATATGGTGCGCTGGTGTCATGCTGGCCCCCCGGCTGCGGTGGTGAAAGATGTTGTCGTTGAGTATGAAAAACCTGAAGGTTTGCGGGGGTTTGAAGTCAGGCGCTGGGAATAG
- a CDS encoding alpha-amylase family glycosyl hydrolase: MTTPIEFNLFAPYNKGAALIGSFDDGQEIPMKRSEDGYFRTTVELEDGIYEYKFRVQSNSWFFEPEQWVDVIDPYATDINGTSGENHGIVRVKDGQRIVDTYVWQHDDKPLPADHELVIYELHVGDFSGGEDDRHARGKYKHVIEKLDYLCELGINAIELMPIKEYPGSYSWGYNPCYFFATESSYGSTVELKQLIDECHSRGIRVIMDGIYNHSEASSPLTQIDHDYWYHHSPRDAENNWGPEFNYEHYDEILEIYPARKFIGDTIRFWITEYHIDGIRYDAARQIANYDFMHWIVQETKKTAGSKTFYNIAEHIPETTSITNIDGPMDGCWHDSFRHTIMVHICGDTFDLESLKDVIDGKRQGFMGTTNVVNYLTNHDHERTMLELANRQIFEEEGFNRAKLAAAILMTSVGVPLIWMGEEFGEYRPKQPESSKIEWSLLSNHLNQQLFEYYKGLIHLRKTSHALYTENIDFIHENLETKVLAYSRWNEEGSRVVVVVNFSENFLSSYHIPNFPCGGTWHEWTGNYQVEAGDDGMITDLGPYEAKVFVWQ; the protein is encoded by the coding sequence ATGACAACACCCATTGAATTTAATTTATTTGCGCCTTACAACAAAGGAGCGGCATTAATTGGCTCTTTTGATGATGGACAAGAAATACCAATGAAAAGGAGCGAGGATGGCTATTTTCGCACAACTGTTGAACTAGAAGATGGCATCTATGAATATAAATTCAGGGTTCAGTCAAATTCATGGTTTTTTGAACCGGAACAGTGGGTTGATGTGATAGACCCTTACGCCACTGATATTAATGGAACAAGTGGCGAAAATCACGGTATTGTCCGAGTCAAAGATGGACAAAGAATTGTTGATACTTACGTTTGGCAACATGATGATAAACCTTTACCTGCTGACCATGAATTAGTAATTTATGAATTGCACGTTGGTGATTTTTCTGGTGGTGAAGATGACCGACACGCGCGAGGAAAATATAAACACGTCATTGAAAAGTTAGATTATTTGTGTGAATTGGGAATCAACGCTATTGAGTTGATGCCAATCAAAGAATATCCGGGAAGTTATAGTTGGGGTTATAATCCCTGTTATTTCTTTGCTACTGAATCTAGTTATGGTTCTACTGTTGAGTTAAAGCAGCTGATTGATGAATGTCACAGTAGGGGCATTCGTGTAATTATGGATGGTATATATAACCACTCAGAAGCTTCAAGTCCATTAACTCAAATTGATCATGATTATTGGTATCACCATTCTCCGCGTGACGCTGAAAATAACTGGGGGCCTGAGTTTAATTACGAACATTATGATGAGATTCTAGAAATTTACCCAGCCCGGAAGTTCATTGGTGATACAATTCGTTTTTGGATTACAGAATATCATATAGATGGTATTCGCTATGATGCTGCCAGACAAATTGCTAACTATGATTTCATGCATTGGATTGTTCAAGAAACCAAAAAAACTGCTGGTAGTAAGACTTTTTATAACATTGCTGAACATATACCCGAAACTACCAGTATTACCAATATAGATGGTCCAATGGATGGTTGTTGGCACGACAGTTTTCGTCATACAATCATGGTGCATATTTGTGGTGACACTTTTGATTTAGAAAGTCTTAAAGACGTAATTGATGGTAAACGTCAAGGCTTTATGGGTACAACCAATGTGGTGAATTATCTGACTAACCATGACCATGAACGGACTATGTTAGAACTGGCTAATCGGCAGATTTTTGAGGAAGAGGGGTTTAACAGAGCTAAATTGGCCGCAGCTATTCTCATGACATCTGTTGGTGTACCTTTAATTTGGATGGGAGAAGAGTTTGGTGAATACAGACCCAAACAGCCTGAATCATCCAAAATCGAATGGTCACTGCTAAGTAATCATCTAAATCAGCAATTATTTGAATACTACAAGGGGTTGATTCATCTGCGTAAAACTAGTCATGCCCTCTACACAGAAAATATTGATTTTATTCACGAAAACCTAGAAACCAAGGTACTAGCTTACAGTCGCTGGAACGAAGAAGGTTCTCGTGTCGTTGTTGTCGTAAATTTTTCAGAAAATTTCCTTAGTAGTTATCACATTCCTAATTTCCCCTGTGGTGGTACATGGCATGAATGGACAGGCAATTATCAGGTTGAGGCTGGGGATGATGGGATGATTACTGACTTAGGGCCATACGAAGCCAAAGTGTTTGTATGGCAGTAA
- a CDS encoding DUF1823 family protein yields the protein MSNLPPLNTATIWAIFHEQIDDSTVNQLVWHYLGYRYDSATDKWDNSEVSSEWRDEYPEPPDFIDSRPATVKLTRSIPQENKQIAKEKLGFKGYKIGEFGPRQTRRATAANWLLSYLQETNGKIE from the coding sequence ATGTCTAATTTACCACCACTGAATACAGCCACAATTTGGGCAATTTTTCATGAGCAAATTGATGATTCCACAGTCAATCAATTAGTCTGGCACTACTTAGGCTATCGCTATGACTCTGCAACTGACAAATGGGATAATAGCGAAGTTTCATCAGAATGGCGAGATGAGTACCCAGAACCACCTGATTTTATTGATAGTCGCCCAGCAACAGTTAAATTAACTCGTTCCATTCCTCAAGAAAATAAACAAATAGCAAAAGAAAAATTGGGTTTCAAAGGGTACAAAATTGGTGAATTTGGACCTCGACAGACTCGTAGAGCCACAGCCGCAAATTGGTTATTAAGTTATTTGCAAGAAACTAACGGCAAAATTGAGTGA
- the rpsO gene encoding 30S ribosomal protein S15, with protein sequence MALTQQRKQEIMSNYQVHETDTGSAEVQVAMLSDRISRLSLHLQANKKDHSSRRGLLKMIGQRKRLLSYIQQGSREKYQGLIARLGIRG encoded by the coding sequence ATGGCTCTGACGCAACAGCGCAAACAAGAAATAATGTCGAACTATCAAGTTCACGAAACCGATACTGGATCTGCCGAAGTTCAAGTGGCCATGCTTTCCGACCGCATTAGTCGTCTGAGCTTACATCTTCAGGCCAATAAAAAAGACCATTCTTCCCGCCGGGGCTTGTTGAAAATGATTGGTCAGCGCAAGCGCCTTCTTTCCTATATTCAGCAAGGTAGTCGGGAAAAATATCAGGGTTTAATTGCTCGTCTGGGTATTCGTGGATAG
- a CDS encoding PAM68 family protein has protein sequence MSAEESERDREALPQANRLPFEPKTKRQKPPKVASKPLAQPKTSEKQVSKQPPFSKEEMAIPQVVSQRMIRRVAGFCGIPTALGITTLVVSYLLAIYSEIQLPPIAVLLVNMGLFGLGVLGITYGVLSASWDEERAGSLLGLGEFSTNWGRMVEVWRETRQKNV, from the coding sequence ATGTCTGCTGAAGAATCTGAGCGCGATCGCGAAGCCCTGCCGCAAGCAAATCGCTTACCTTTTGAACCAAAAACAAAGCGCCAAAAACCCCCCAAAGTTGCAAGCAAACCATTAGCACAGCCAAAGACCTCTGAAAAACAGGTTAGTAAGCAGCCACCTTTCAGTAAAGAAGAGATGGCAATTCCCCAAGTTGTCAGCCAAAGGATGATCCGGCGGGTGGCTGGATTCTGTGGAATACCAACAGCTTTGGGTATTACCACGCTAGTAGTCAGCTATTTACTGGCTATTTACTCCGAGATTCAATTGCCTCCCATTGCCGTGTTATTGGTAAATATGGGACTATTTGGCCTAGGAGTTTTGGGAATCACTTATGGTGTTCTATCCGCCTCATGGGATGAAGAAAGAGCCGGAAGCCTATTGGGTTTAGGTGAATTTAGTACCAATTGGGGTCGAATGGTCGAGGTATGGCGCGAAACTCGGCAAAAAAACGTATGA